From Lagenorhynchus albirostris chromosome 10, mLagAlb1.1, whole genome shotgun sequence, the proteins below share one genomic window:
- the RPL7L1 gene encoding ribosomal protein uL30-like, whose protein sequence is MSNSRRVGKMAEEEPRKKIPLVPENLLKKRKAYQALKATQAKQALLQRKEQRKGKEIKFKRLEWFLHDSWRQLRDKVRLRRLEVKPHGLEVPDKHSLAFVLRIERINGVSLLVQRTIARLRLSKIFSGVFMQVTPRTIKTLRIVEPYVTWGFPNLKSVRELILKRGQAKVKNKIIPLTDNTVIEEHLGKFGVICLEDLIHEIAFPGKNFQVISGFLRPFQLSVARHATKNRVGFLKEVGSPGYRGERINQLIRQLN, encoded by the exons ATGAGCAATAGCCGCAGAGTTGGAAAGATGGCGGAGGAAGA GCCAAGAAAAAAGATCCCTTTGGTTCCAGAAAATCTCCTGAAAAAGAGGAAGGCTTATCAGGCCCTGAAAGCCACCCAGGCAAAGCAGGCGCTTTTGCAAAGGAAGGAG cagaggaaaggaaaagagatcaAGTTTAAGCGACTAGAATGGTTCCTACACGATTCCTGGCGGCAACTACGTGACAAGGTGCGACTCAGACGACTAGAAGTGAAACCTCATGGCTTGGAAGTGCCAGATAAACATTCCTTGGCCTTTGTTTTACGCATCGAAAG GATTAATGGGGTGAGTTTACTGGTGCAGAGGACCATCGCAAGACTTCGCCTGAGTAAGATTTTCAGTGGTGTCTTTATGCAAGTAACTCCTCGGACCATAAAAACGCTTCGTATAGTGGAACCTTATGTGACCTGGGG ATTTCCAAATTTGAAGTCAGTTCGGGAACTCATCTTGAAACGTGGACAAGCCAAGGTCAAGAATAAAATCATCCCTTTGACAGACAACACGGTGATTGAGGAGCACCTGG GGAAGTTTGGTGTCATTTGCTTGGAAGACCTCATTCACGAAATTGCCTTTCCGGGGAAGAATTTTCAGGTGATCTCAGGATTCTTGCGCCCTTTCCAACTCTCAGTAGCCCGTCACGCTACCAAGAATAGAGTGGGCTTCCTCAAGGAAGTGGGCTCACCTGGCTATCGAGGTGAACGCATCAATCAGCTCATCCGGCAGCTGAACTAA
- the LOC132527901 gene encoding mitotic checkpoint serine/threonine-protein kinase BUB1 beta-like: MAAASFVDMAVWGPIIEDSCEATHSSGFSGSSPSVASTSSIKCLQIPEKLELTSETTDSPTQSPWCSQYHRQLLKSQPELSTSAEFFVEDRPMPNLEIEKEIELDNEDYCIKQEYPLCEDHKLFWVTPRNSAELTIIKVSSQPVPWDFYINFKLKERLNKECDNLCRWYQYQDGCIVWHQYINCFTLQDLLQYSDFMTHEMTVLIIYNLLTMVEKLHKAEIVHGDLNPRSLILRNRIHDPYDCNKNNQALKIVDFSYSVDLRAQLDVFNLSGFQTVQILEGQKILANCSSPYLFGIADLAHLLLFKEHLQVFWDGSLWKLSQNISELKGGELWNKFFVRILNARDESTVSVLRELAAEMNRVFDTTFQSHLNKALWKVGKLISPGAFLFQQDMQSSFSQIPA, translated from the exons ATGGCTGCAGCATCCTTTgttgatatggcag TTTGGGGCCCAATTATTGAAGACAGCTGTGAAGCCACACACTCCTCTGGGTTCTCCGGATCTTCTCCCTCAGTTGCAAGCACCTCCTCCATCAAATGTCTTCAAATTCCTGAGAAACTGGAGCTCACTAGCGAGACTACAGACAGCCCTACTCAGTCACCCTGGTGTTCACAGTACCACAGACAACTGCTAAAATCCCAACCAGAGCTGAGTACCTCTGCAGAGTTTTTCGTAGAAGATAGACCAATGCCTAATTTGGAAATAGAGAAGGAAATTGAATTAGACAATGAGGATTACTGCATTAAACAAGAATACCCGTTATGCGAAGACCATAAATTATTCTGGGTGACGCCACGAAACTCTGCAGAGTTAACCATAATAAAGGTATCTTCTCAACCTGTCCCATGGGACTTTTATATCAACTTCAAGTTAAAGGAACGTTTAAATAAGGAGTGTGATAATTTGTGTCGCTGGTATCAATACCAAGATGGCTGTATCGTTTGGCACCAATATATAAACTGCTTCACCCTTCAGGATCTTCTTCAATACAGTGACTTTATGACCCATGAAATGACAGTGTTGATTATTTATAACCTCTTGACAATGGTGGAGAAACTACACAAAGCAGAAATAGTCCATGGTGACTTGAATCCAAGGAGTCTGATTCTTAGAAACAGAATCCACGATCCCTATGATTGTAATAAGAACAATCAAGCTCTGAAGATAGTGGACTTTTCCTACAGTGTTGACCTTAGGGCACAGCTAGACGTTTTTAACCTCAGCGGCTTTCAGACTGTACAGATCCTGGAAGGACAAAAGATCCTGGCTAACTGTTCTTCTCCCTATCTGTTTGGTATAGCAGATTTAGCACATTTACTATTGTTCAAGGAACACCTGCAGGTCTTCTGGGATGGGTCCCTCTGGAAACTTAGCCAAAATATTTCTGAGCTAAAAGGTGGTGAACTGTGGAATAAATTCTTTGTGCGGATTCTGAATGCCAGGGATGAGTCCACAGTGTCTGTTCTGCGGGAACTTGCGGCAGAAATGAATAGGGTGTTTGACACCACATTCCAAAGTCACCTGAACAAAGCTTTATGGAAGGTAGGGAAGTTAATCAGTCCTGGGGCTTTCCTCTTCCAGCAAGATATGCAGTCAAGTTTCTCACAGATTCCTGCCTAA